In one Pseudodesulfovibrio tunisiensis genomic region, the following are encoded:
- a CDS encoding methyltransferase family protein, giving the protein MEEFNRSIMIWGSVGLLVLCSSAYVWLYVLSVRPAALERRMGEVAWKRCAAYRQVCYLLGVAILGCYGWILAYPPPFGMPHWFPWPWWWSALSAGVCAVPAVLLWWAGVRDAGGETVEPEKSRPMFRGVYRRMRHPQAVGGYAVWVLIGLGSHSPFLAVYSLLWIPVCVFVCHAEERDLILRFGSAYEEYCRKTNAFWPGRRSS; this is encoded by the coding sequence ATGGAGGAGTTCAATCGGTCCATCATGATCTGGGGCAGCGTGGGCCTGCTCGTATTGTGCTCTTCGGCCTATGTCTGGCTGTATGTGCTCAGCGTGCGTCCTGCGGCATTGGAACGTCGAATGGGCGAGGTCGCGTGGAAACGCTGCGCGGCCTACAGGCAGGTCTGCTATCTGCTGGGAGTCGCCATCCTCGGGTGCTATGGCTGGATATTGGCGTACCCGCCGCCGTTCGGGATGCCCCACTGGTTTCCGTGGCCGTGGTGGTGGTCCGCACTGTCTGCCGGTGTGTGTGCCGTGCCCGCTGTTCTGCTGTGGTGGGCAGGGGTGCGTGATGCCGGAGGCGAAACCGTGGAGCCGGAAAAGTCGCGGCCCATGTTTCGGGGGGTGTACCGGAGAATGCGTCACCCGCAGGCTGTTGGCGGATATGCGGTGTGGGTGCTCATCGGTCTTGGATCGCATTCGCCGTTTCTGGCCGTCTATTCCCTGCTCTGGATTCCGGTTTGCGTTTTCGTCTGTCATGCCGAGGAACGGGACCTGATCTTGCGGTTCGGTTCGGCCTATGAGGAATATTGCCGGAAAACCAACGCGTTCTGGCCCGGTCGCAGAAGCAGCTAA
- a CDS encoding OmpP1/FadL family transporter has translation MKRVFSALGRCLILCGLLLALSANALAGGFALYEYSNRSVAMGTTGIAQAGDASVVATNPALMTRLEDNQTLVGMVAIQPAGEVVIGGNSTKTKDQTFLVPHAYYVHKYNDNVWLGVGEFTRFGLGMEYPDNWIGKDELTNILLETFSLNPSIAFKFNEHFSAAVGIELMKGNVLIEKTPTIATLPTKVKIEGETVTATGNLGLHYQFNDQWGVGFTYRAPAKVCTDGKIKFSGGAPLADAKAYVATTLPSSYSLGVAYQPTDDWNIEFDVVHTRWEHTKNLKIDTDSAVGDSVVDMYYKNTWRLQLGTEYWVKDWAAVRLGYIWDQSPIRHGSASFMLPSNDRHLFSGGLGFKGENWTCDLAYSYIVSKDRHGMKIGSHDNVDFKDGDTHIAGLSVGYVF, from the coding sequence ATGAAACGCGTTTTCTCCGCTCTCGGCCGCTGTCTGATTCTCTGCGGCCTTCTTCTGGCTTTGTCTGCGAACGCCCTGGCCGGGGGCTTTGCTCTCTACGAATACAGCAACCGCTCCGTAGCCATGGGCACCACGGGCATCGCCCAGGCCGGTGATGCTTCGGTCGTTGCCACGAACCCGGCTCTCATGACCCGTCTTGAAGACAATCAGACCCTTGTCGGCATGGTGGCCATTCAGCCTGCCGGCGAAGTCGTCATCGGCGGGAACAGCACCAAGACCAAGGATCAGACCTTTCTGGTTCCGCACGCCTACTACGTGCACAAGTACAATGACAATGTCTGGCTCGGCGTGGGCGAATTCACCCGCTTCGGTCTGGGCATGGAATATCCGGACAACTGGATCGGCAAGGACGAGCTGACCAACATCCTGCTGGAAACCTTTTCCCTGAATCCCAGCATCGCCTTCAAGTTCAACGAGCACTTTTCCGCTGCTGTCGGCATCGAGCTGATGAAGGGGAACGTGCTGATCGAGAAGACTCCGACGATTGCTACTCTTCCCACCAAGGTCAAGATCGAAGGTGAGACCGTGACCGCTACCGGGAACCTCGGTTTGCATTATCAGTTCAATGATCAATGGGGTGTTGGATTCACCTATCGCGCACCTGCAAAGGTTTGTACTGATGGCAAAATCAAGTTCAGCGGCGGTGCGCCGTTGGCTGATGCCAAGGCCTATGTCGCGACAACGCTTCCTTCCAGCTACTCACTGGGGGTCGCCTACCAGCCCACTGACGACTGGAACATCGAATTCGATGTGGTGCATACCCGTTGGGAGCACACCAAAAATTTGAAGATCGATACGGATTCCGCAGTGGGTGATTCCGTTGTGGACATGTACTACAAGAACACGTGGCGGCTTCAGCTCGGCACCGAGTACTGGGTCAAGGACTGGGCCGCTGTCCGTCTCGGCTACATCTGGGACCAGAGCCCGATCCGTCACGGCTCTGCCTCGTTCATGCTGCCGTCCAACGACCGCCATCTCTTTTCCGGTGGTCTCGGCTTCAAGGGCGAGAACTGGACCTGCGATCTGGCTTATTCCTACATCGTGTCCAAGGACCGTCACGGCATGAAGATCGGTTCCCACGACAACGTGGATTTCAAGGATGGCGACACGCATATCGCGGGTCTGTCCGTGGGATATGTCTTCTAG
- a CDS encoding DUF4198 domain-containing protein, protein MKSKCVVLAAAFVLLTCQAAFAHFGMLIPDTDEVAQDKRTVNMTLCFSHPFEGQGMELEKPARFFVSIDNGEQVDLLSTLKPAKVMGHSAWKTSFTPKAPGLYAFAFEPVPYKEDAENNYIQHFTKVVIDAYGEGEEWNKPLGLRTEIVPLTRPFGNYAGNVFQGIVILDGKPAPYTRVEVEFHNRDGKRTAPNDRMVTQEVLADGNGVFTFACPWKGWWGFAGLNTAPEEYKGRELELGAVLWVEMK, encoded by the coding sequence ATGAAATCCAAGTGTGTAGTGCTGGCTGCGGCCTTTGTCCTGTTGACCTGTCAGGCGGCGTTCGCCCATTTCGGCATGCTTATCCCGGACACGGACGAGGTGGCTCAGGACAAACGGACCGTGAACATGACGCTCTGTTTTTCGCATCCCTTCGAGGGGCAGGGAATGGAGCTGGAAAAGCCCGCCAGATTTTTCGTGAGCATCGACAACGGCGAGCAGGTGGATCTGCTTTCCACGCTCAAGCCCGCCAAGGTCATGGGCCATTCCGCCTGGAAGACCTCTTTCACACCCAAGGCCCCGGGGCTGTACGCCTTTGCCTTTGAGCCCGTTCCGTACAAGGAAGATGCCGAGAACAACTACATTCAGCATTTCACCAAGGTCGTGATCGACGCCTACGGCGAGGGGGAGGAATGGAACAAGCCCCTTGGCCTGCGTACCGAGATCGTTCCCCTGACCCGTCCGTTCGGCAACTATGCCGGCAACGTGTTTCAGGGCATCGTGATTCTGGACGGCAAGCCTGCTCCGTACACCCGCGTGGAAGTGGAATTCCACAACAGGGATGGCAAGCGCACCGCCCCCAATGATCGGATGGTGACTCAGGAAGTGCTGGCCGACGGTAACGGCGTGTTCACCTTTGCCTGCCCGTGGAAGGGCTGGTGGGGATTCGCCGGACTCAATACCGCCCCCGAGGAGTACAAGGGCCGCGAGCTGGAGCTCGGTGCCGTGCTTTGGGTCGAGATGAAGTAG
- a CDS encoding bile acid:sodium symporter family protein, giving the protein MIRNSLPAFIERQFLPIAVLLSVAALYHPPAFTWIKPHIPLGLGVIMFGMGLALEFEDFLDILRKWRMAGLGILLQYTVMPVAAFAICTLLDMPEEVLIGMVVVGACPGGTASNVIAYLARANVALSVTMTLAATCLAPLLTPAIIYFILGQHVEIHFWGMVNSVFWIVVFPLVDGLILRRIFRKWLDPFLVWFPSLSIIVIALLIACIMGLNQQTLLGLPVMALVAVIMHNAVGLAAGYWGGRVFGCTPRDARTLAIEVGMQNSGLGVALAVKYFGVATALPGALFSLWHNISGVSLARIWRRSPK; this is encoded by the coding sequence ATGATTCGTAATTCCCTTCCGGCGTTCATCGAGCGCCAGTTTCTGCCCATAGCCGTGCTGCTGTCCGTGGCGGCGCTGTATCATCCTCCGGCCTTCACCTGGATCAAGCCGCACATTCCCCTCGGATTGGGGGTGATCATGTTCGGCATGGGGTTGGCTTTGGAGTTCGAGGACTTTCTGGACATTTTGCGCAAATGGCGCATGGCCGGGCTGGGCATTCTGCTTCAGTACACGGTCATGCCGGTGGCTGCCTTTGCCATCTGCACCCTGCTGGACATGCCCGAGGAAGTGCTCATCGGCATGGTCGTGGTGGGGGCCTGTCCCGGCGGCACTGCGTCCAACGTGATCGCGTATCTGGCGCGGGCCAATGTCGCACTGTCCGTGACCATGACTCTGGCCGCCACCTGTCTGGCTCCGCTGCTGACTCCGGCCATCATCTACTTCATTCTTGGGCAGCATGTGGAAATCCATTTCTGGGGCATGGTGAACTCCGTGTTCTGGATCGTGGTGTTTCCGCTGGTGGACGGCCTGATTCTGCGTCGCATCTTCCGCAAATGGCTGGACCCCTTTCTGGTGTGGTTCCCGTCCCTTTCCATCATCGTCATCGCCTTGCTCATCGCCTGCATCATGGGGCTGAATCAGCAGACCCTGCTCGGTCTTCCGGTCATGGCGCTGGTGGCCGTGATCATGCACAATGCCGTTGGTCTGGCCGCAGGATACTGGGGAGGGCGGGTGTTCGGCTGCACGCCGCGGGATGCGCGTACCTTGGCCATCGAGGTGGGGATGCAGAATTCCGGCCTTGGCGTGGCTCTTGCCGTCAAGTATTTCGGTGTGGCAACCGCCTTGCCCGGTGCGCTTTTCAGCTTGTGGCACAATATCTCCGGAGTCTCTCTGGCACGAATCTGGCGCAGAAGCCCGAAATAG